ACATTTGCACCTACGAGACGAGACTGCATCAAAAAACGGAGCCCGTCATCCAGCGAGACCATGACAGCCTGAACAGTGTGTGACGACATGAAGTGTGTGACGACGTTAGACTCGGGCCGTGACGGGTGACGCATCGTGGAGGCCGCTGCAACAGCCCAGTCCAGtgattttaaatagaaatttgGAGTGACATAAAATGACTGATGGACTGTGATCTACCCAAAACAAATCTAGACAGCCAGGTCACACAGATGCCGGGGATCGTGAAACATCATGGCGGCAAAAGTTGCAGCGGCCTCATGTCCACACTAACAATCGACCAGGACTGAGCCACGCAGTGCCGTAGTCATCTTCTACCACCAAGTCACAACTACAACTAACCCTTTCTAACGTTTACACAGGAAGCGGAAGGCTGCGAGCAGCCGTGACTCCCGTGTCCTGAACGAGTCATTAAATAGATTGccttatcaaaaaaaaaaaaaagaagttataTTTTATCCTCTCGAGAATATCCACATTGTCCTTGCTTGCATAATGGCCTACAAAACGGACTCCATGTTATCACAGAGCTCATGGTCCTCTAGGTTGTATATAAACTTCGTCCTGTCGACTACTTTGGGGTCATCTGTTAACGAAGGGTAAAAGTCAGAGGGTGTCAGGTGACTCTCATCGCCCTTAATGTATTTCCTGTAGTTCCTTCGTAGGCAATACCACGTTGTGGTGTACAAGAGGAAGGCGACACCCTTGAGGATGATGGCGAGGCCCACGTACAGGTGCCTGTAAGCCACGTTGTCATATAGCAAGCAAGCGCCTTTGTCGCCGCAGTCCGAACTCCAGAAAAGGCAAGTAGAGTCGATCCCAGCACCAAAtatcagaggaggagggataAATCCTGCAAAACAGAAACGCTGACTGAGACAACAAtaactccacacacacaaattaggTGCCGTCTGGATCAATTTTAGGTTATAGTTGCTTTCTAGTTGCTCTCCAGGTCTCCATCTTTTTGGCAAGAGACCCATTGATGCTACACAGCACAACCCGAACCGGATTGAGACGAGGCCAGGGTTAGCTGTGCCCGTAGGAGCTCTGGTAAACCTCCATGCAGTCGTAACAGACAAACGCATCTGCTGAAAGTTCTTACCAAAGAGCCGCAGCAAAAGAAACAGCACTCCAAGCGCATACGATTTCAGTTCAGGGCTCACAGTCCTTCGAGAGAAGCAGGGAATAAATTATTAGACTCGTTTTCCTCAGAATATttcacaccctcacacacagctGTTAAACCTCCACCTGATTAAGATGATAACCGATGGAGTCTGGGCCATGGCGCCGACCAGACTGCAAGCACAGATCACAcacaggaagatgaggaaggcCTCCTGGCAGCCTGGCGTAGGACATTTCCCTGGAATTGCTGTGGCAGTAGAAATACAAGCACATCCAGACAGGTTCTGCAAGAGGGAAAGAAGATTAGAGAACAATTTGAACAAAAGTCCAGGAATTAAATAAGAGGGAAAACACGTTTTCTCCCTTTTCACATTTGCAGGAATGTATGATGCCAttacagcagaaataaataatacctgCACTTCAACAAATGTAATTATTCCGCTTTAACTGCCGAGGTGAGGCAGCGGTAATGGCAGTGTTTTGCGCCGTTGAGAAATTCTCGGTGTGATTTGAATTCAAAAGAGACAATCTGCAGCAGATATGTGATCTCCTAGTAGCCTCAACAATATCCGATAACCGATGATGAATGATTTCATATCAAATATACAGAACACTATAAGTTAAAGTGCATTTGGTTTTTCTGGTGTGGAGTCAAAGCCACACAAGCCTTCCCGACTCCCTTTTCCTAAACTGTCCTAGGTAAACACCTGAGAGACGCTCGATGTGGGCGTGGCGCTTCCCGTTTTGGCACAGCCAGCAAAGCAGGCGGACAGGTAGGTGATGCCGTCGGAGCCACACACGGGactgatggaggaggtgaagcagtTGCAGTGACTGTTGCATTGAGCTTCCGGTTGCTCCCCTTTCTGCAGAGTCCTGAACAGAAATGGAGAGCGAGTGCTTACCCAGCGTTTCGGTATGAGccacaaacaaaacatggaCACTCGCAGCACTTTATCAGTCTTactctggcaaaaaaaaaaaagcaacctgGTTATCAAatcaaaaaaacatgaaaaagccaaaggccattttcttttctacaGCACCACACAACAGGCAAACCTCGTTTCAATGCCGAAATAACAAGGAATAAAGGCAAAGACGCATCCTGGCATCATGAATCAGCTTCTCCAAGTATTTTTCCTCAACTCTGcaaccatttaaaaaaagaaagaaaagatacCTTGGGTTCAGGTGGCCCCAAACTGCTGAACAAACATCTGTATGGGCTGTGTTTACTGTTTACTTGATTTATGAACGCTTCCTACAAACAAAATGCTGTAAacatatgttatatatatatatatatatatatttacgaCTTTCAGGCTCACAGTGGAAACAAAAGGagattagttttattggtaagCTTTATAGATCTATAAAAAATAACTGCTAAAGTGTTTGTCCCTTGAGCTCCAGCATGTGATCTAATGCATTTGCCTGATATacacatgcaaaaacacaaatggatATTCTTTATCAGAATAATTACGGATTGACTGCACAAAAGCTGCACTTTTTATTCTATAGTTAGCCAAAGACCAACTATTCCACGATCGGTTTACTTTATTTTCTCGCTGCCTGCAGCTTGTTCTAGCTTAATTGTTTGTCAATCCACTATTCAACTAATTTTTGCAATAATAATCTTTCTTAATTGTCCGTTAGGCTGCTTTTGTTTGGAACCTTCAATACATTCAagtagtttattattatttatttttttgcattaacaACATTAGAGCTCTTTAGTGTCAGTTTAAGAACTCGTCATTATTAGGAAATGTAATTTCACagctttaacaaaaaaaaaaaaaaaaacaggctgcaACACATGATTGTAAATCTGAAAGGAGCAGGGGTTTTTCTTTCCCTCATCTCACAACCCCTCAAGTTTCTCGGCCAGCCATTTTCCCTTACCCATTTTCATATGGGACCGTCACACCTGCAACTGGACTGGTGTCGCAGCCGAGGAACAAGAAGGAGACGTAGCAGGCGGTGGAGAGCAGGTTGACCAGCATGGCCATGCGGATGGCGCCCAGTGCCGACAGGTTCAGCTTTTTCACCAGCAAACCGCCCATGAAGATCCCCAGACACGCACACGGAATGGCCGTCATACCTTAAAAGGAAAGTTACGCCAGAATGTGTTTACAGTACTGGTATACAAACGTGTACATGGTGCACGCGCGCATGATTGGAGCAAATACAAACCGAGTAGCTGGTTTGCAGAGGTGGTGGTGAAGTCGAACTGCTGCTCAAGGTATTTCCCCAGAAACGCTGCGAAGCCGGCCACGACGGCGATCTCCATGCAGGCCGCCAGGATGATGCAAGTGAACACCGGGTTGGACAGGAGGTGCTTGGTCACCTTCGGGATTACTAGTtggaaaagacagaaaatagCATTGAGTTGATACGACTGATGTGTTTCAgtaaagagcccccccccccccccctcccatcagcATCACATAAAGCAGTAACCTTCTTCTTCATGGACTGGACCAATTTATGTCACCCTGTGGGATTGAGGCCAACTCAGAGCTCCACATGCATGCTGTTGTTCTTGCTAACTCATCCAACGCCGCAGGTTTTCAATTGGTTTTAACCTGGAGCTCATCACTGGCCAATCGGGAACTGTAAAATAATTCCCCCTCAGAAATCTTCTCTAAAGATTGTGTTTTCAGCTTCAAGGTtactcaataaaataaataaacaatcagTGAAGTGTGGCCAATTATAAAATAGGCAAGGTCTCCACTCCATCCGACCCCTGAGAAAACAGGAGTGGTGTGTTCCTTGTGATTTTCAGCAGTATCCTTCTGCAGTGCTATACAGGCTCTTGCACACTCACCCCTGAGTTGCTGACAGCAGGTGGGGCTGTTGGCAGGCTCGAGGTTGCACGCAACTCCGTTGATGGACTTGGGACCCTCATAGTCTGAATTCATCGAGGTAGGAAGCGTAACCTGCTCGCCGTCTGCACCCTCCTCCGTTTCCTTGGTTGGCAGAGACTGAGGGAAGCCAAACATGAAGAGCGCCGAGCAGAAGAGTAAGGCACCGCACAAGAGGAAGCCTGCCCACCAGGCCCCGATCCACCGAGGGTCATCTGGAGTGATGCCCAGCATATCTGCAGAGGGGGGAAAGCATAAGTCACCGCATGCACGGAGAAACAGTTAAAGAATCAGAGAGAGTGTATTACACTCACCGGTGTCAATGAAGATGGCGTCCACGTAGAACTTAGTGCAGAGGGAACCGAGGATGAAGCCACAGGCTGGACCAAAGACCAGCGTGGAAAAGAGGATTCCTGCAAAGAAACAAACGCCAACGTCAATGCCAGCTCCGAACGCATTCACATGATGCGTACAGTTAAACTCAAGGCAAGAAACAAGGCGGCGTGTTCAgttaaaacagcaaaaataCCGTACAGCATGTCCACCCATCAGATGCATGAGATGCTCTGGATTATTGCCTTCATCTCTGATGAAGACATTTACAAAGAAACCTTTGTGCCGTGTGAAATCAGTGTCGCCATGCTGGAAGAATGGTGCAACCTACTCAGAACAGTTGCAAAAAGATTTCTACATTTTGCAAAAGGTTCGAGTCACCTTTGCACAAAGGCACATTTCATGTTTGAGGGGGAATTTATTTAACGTGAAAACACAAAGTCAAACACAGCAAGGAAACCAATGTGAAACTATGAAAGCCTTGGCCTTTTTCATTAATGCCAGAAACTATATTATAATTAACACGCTTAATTaagtaattcttttttttagtaatatatttattcatttgggACAATAAGTGTCAAGAAACCCCAAAAACTCCCATCATACATTTTGCCTGACCAACAATCCACtgaaaaaagttattttgtttGACCTTTAAAGCAAAGCAGCGAATCCGGAAACGTTTTCACGATGAGAAGTCAAATCAGCCAAGTGACACTACGAGGAAACTGCAGCAGCGCTGCCAACACATGCTCCTTGTGGTCACATGGGAAGGCCGTGATATTATCGCAGGGCATTACGCCGAAGAAACGGATACACCGGGCTACGGAAAACCCTTCTGTCCCAGTCTGTTCTTATTGGCAGCTGTAGGGATAAAATATAAAGCTTGCTCCAAGAATCAGCATTAAAGCGTCGTCAGCATGGCGAGAGCCCGCGACTCCGGCTCGAGGCTGATAATGAAGACTCAAAGCTCAGTTTTTGCCTCTACATCTTGCGATCTGTGGTATTATTAGATTCAAGTAGTTCTCGACTCGAACAAACCAGATCTAGATGACCAACTCCTACCCACTAGCAAAGCTCGCTTCAAATGACCATCAAAACAGGATAAAGTCATCTCCGCTGTTACACTTCCTGCCCCTGCAGCATTAGCAACATCCCCTACGCGGCATCTTCTGTATGAAACCAATCGAATACCAGGAGAAGCCACTTAACGAACAAGCGTGGAAACTGTGACTAAGCTTCGCACGCTTCTGCGAGTGCCGAGAGCAaatgcaaaccccccccccccccccccccccgccccgtttCCTGCTCTGACCACCCACATAGGAAGGGAGTGAACACACCGAAGTGACTGCAGCCTCACTCACATTATAGTTTATTCTTCACATAGAGGAAATGGCTCACATGTTTGTTAGGTGCGGCACCAACTACGCACTAATCCTGTACAAACAGAATCAGGGTGAAACAATAAAAGGGGCTTCCACGATCACATATGGAAACATGTTTGCATGAACAGATGCTAAAACAAGGAACCAGAGCTTTCTTTTGTTCTCAAGCCATCTTCAGGCTACCCCCCCCggaacaaatacacacattcacacaggaaAGAGCAACCGTGGCTTGTTAACAGTGAAACTGTGCCTTTTGATGATGCAGGGCTGCAGTCACAAATTGTGCC
The sequence above is drawn from the Brachionichthys hirsutus isolate HB-005 chromosome 5, CSIRO-AGI_Bhir_v1, whole genome shotgun sequence genome and encodes:
- the slco3a1a gene encoding solute carrier organic anion transporter family member 3A1, with the protein product MQVKKKNRNSGRSGGDMLEGDGPRKKSSCFSNIKIFLVSECALVLAQGTVGAYLVSVLTTLERRFNLQSADVGVIASSFEIGNLALILFVSYFGAKAHRPRLIGCGGIVMALGALLSALPEFLTNQYEITQMWRTDLGRDVCSNTTGEEAQLAEDAVCSKKTNTNMMYLLLIGAQVLLGIGATPVQPLGLSYIDDHVKKKDSSLYIGILFSTLVFGPACGFILGSLCTKFYVDAIFIDTDMLGITPDDPRWIGAWWAGFLLCGALLFCSALFMFGFPQSLPTKETEEGADGEQVTLPTSMNSDYEGPKSINGVACNLEPANSPTCCQQLRVIPKVTKHLLSNPVFTCIILAACMEIAVVAGFAAFLGKYLEQQFDFTTTSANQLLGMTAIPCACLGIFMGGLLVKKLNLSALGAIRMAMLVNLLSTACYVSFLFLGCDTSPVAGVTVPYENGTLQKGEQPEAQCNSHCNCFTSSISPVCGSDGITYLSACFAGCAKTGSATPTSSVSQNLSGCACISTATAIPGKCPTPGCQEAFLIFLCVICACSLVGAMAQTPSVIILIRTVSPELKSYALGVLFLLLRLFGFIPPPLIFGAGIDSTCLFWSSDCGDKGACLLYDNVAYRHLYVGLAIILKGVAFLLYTTTWYCLRRNYRKYIKGDESHLTPSDFYPSLTDDPKVVDRTKFIYNLEDHELCDNMESVL